The Erythrobacter litoralis HTCC2594 nucleotide sequence CGCGATGGTTACGGTGGCGTTGGCGTCGAGCAGAAGCTGCGCCATCGGCTTGCCGACGATATTGGAGCGCCCGATCACGACCGCTTCGAGACCCGAAAGGTCTCCTAGCCGGTCAGCCAACAGCATCATGCAGCCGAGCGGCGTGCAGGGCACGAACCCACGCTGGCCGACCGACAGCCGTCCGGCATTGATGACATGGAAACCGTCGACATCCTTGTCCGGACTGATCGCGGCGATGATCGATTGTTCGTCAAGATGGTCGGGCAAAGGGAGCTGGACGAGGATCCCGTCCACCGCCGGGTCACCGTTCAGTTTCTTCACGAGAGCCAGGAGGTCTTGCGCAGTCGTATCCGCAGGCAGCTTGTACTCGAAGCTCTCCATATTGGCCGCCAGCGTCGCCTTGCCCTTGTTGCGGACATAGACTTCGCTTGCCGGGTCTTCGCCGACGAGCACGACGGCGAGGCCGGGCTTGCGGCCGGCTGCGGCTTCGAATTTCTCGGCCAGCGCCCCGACGCGTTCACGCAGGCGTGCAGCGAAGGCTTTTCCGTCGATGATCTCTGCGGTCATTGCGCCGCAATGGCGACATTCGTCAGGACGATCAACATCACTTGCAGCACGATGATGAGGACAAGCGGGGAGAAATCGATCGCCCCCGTGCTCGGCATGATCCGCCGGATCGGCCCGAGTACAGGCTCGAGCACGGCATTGATCGACTGGTAGATCTGGACCACAAAAGCATTCGACTGGTTGATGACGTTGAATGCCAGCAGCAGGCCGATCACGAACTGGACGATGACCAGCATGACCAGCACATTGGTCACGAGCTCGACGATCTGGATCAGGGTATACAGAAACACGTGTGTTCAAACCTCTCGCACAGGCGGTGGGGCAGTCCTTATCCTTTGGCTAGCAGCCGCAGGGTGTATCAACAACATAATACGCATGGCGCGCCGGTTCAATCAACGGTTCAATCGTCGGCCCTGATCAGCGTTCCCGCGCCGCGCGCCGTAAAGAATTCCAGCAGCATTGCGTGCGGTACGCGGCCGTCGAGCACGACTGCCGCCTCGCAACCGGCCTCGACTGCGTGGACGCAGGTGTCGAGCTTGGGGATCATCCCGCCGGAGATCGTGCCGTCGTCCTTCAGCTTCGCAATCTGTGCGGGGGTCAGGTCGGTCAGCAGCCCGCCTTGCTTGTCGAGCACGCCCTTCACAGCGGTGAGCAGGAACAGCCTCGCGGCGCCCAGCGCCGCCGCGATCGCGCCCGCCATGGTGTCGGCATTGATGTTGTAGGTGTGGCCGTCCTCGCCCGCACCGATCGGCGCGACGACCGGAATCATCCCCGCGCTGACCGCGGTATCGAGGATCGTCGTATCGACATGGGTCGGTTCGCCGACGAAGCCGAGATCGAGTATCTGTTCGATCTGGCTCTCCGGATCGCGCGTCGTCCGCTCGAGCTTGGTCGCGGTCACCAGCGATCCGTCCTTGCCCGATACACCCATGGCCTTGCCGCCGGCCTGCGCGATCCAGCCGACCAGTTCCTTGTTGATCGCGCCCGACAGAACCATCTCCGCGACTTCGGCCGTCGCCTTGTCGGTCACGCGAAGCCCGTCGACGAAAGTGCTTTCGACGCCCAGGCGCTTCAGCATGGCGCCGATCTGCGGCCCGCCGCCATGCACCACCACCGGATTGATTCCGACAGCTTTCAGCAGGACGATATCCTCGGCGAACTCCCGTGCAGCCTTCGGATCGCCCATGGCGTGGCCGCCGTATTTGACCACGAAGGTGCGGCCGGCATAGCGCTGGAAATAGGGCAGCGCTTCGATCAGCACTTCGGCTTTCGCCAGTTCGGTTTTTTCCGTGGCAGTCATGGCAAAAGCGCCGCTCCCGTCAATTGCAGGAGCAGCGCCTAGCCTCTCTTCCGCTCACTGGGAAGTTCTTGCGTGCGGCGATTTACTCGGTCGCGGTGTCCGGGTCGGGGCCGGTCACGGTTTCGACGTCGTCGACATTGGCCGGGATATCACCCGCGCCATTGACCTGTTCGAGCGCTTCGTCGCTCGGCGGGGTGTCGAGGTCGGTCAGCATGCGCTCTTCGGCGGTCGCTTCGTCGACATCGCTGAGCGCGACTTCATCGGCATCGCCGGCCGGGTTCAGCAATACGCCTACCCCGACGACTGCGAGGACCGCGAGGAGCGCCACCCATAGCCACTTGGTCTTCGATCCGGTCGTTTGGGTCTGGTCGTTCATGGTCAAGTCTCCGTAATTCCGTGGGGTAAATGCCCCTTGAGAAAAACAACGACCTAACCCTCTTGCCGTTCCGATCTCAGTCGAGCGCAAAATTGCGAGTGCTCAGAATTTCATAGGCGCGATCGCGCGGGTCGATTGTTGCCAGCTTCGCATCACGTTCGCGCAGGATCGCTTCGATATCGGGTCGGCTGTATCGCAGCGCATGCGTCAGCCAGCGCCCGACCTTGTCGATACCTTTGTCGATGCCTGCATCGTCCAAGACGAGCCTGTCGAGCCGTGCGATGATCGCTTCGGCGGGCATCAGATATTCGTCGGTCACCCATTGATTGACCGCCATCCAGGTGGTCGGGAGGCCATCGCAGTCGAAGTTCAGACCGACCACGTGGACGACTTCGACAGCATCATCCTTCTCCGGGCGATGCAGCGGCTCGACCCCGACCAAAGCCGATAACGGCAAGAAAATGTGGAAGTGTCCGTGCTCGTTCGAACCACGCTGCTCAGGTGGATGCGCGTGATAGAACCAGCGTGCCGTGCTGTTTGGATCGATTGCATCGCCATTCGGATAGTGATCCCATTGGCGAAAGCCCGATGGTTCGGCGGGGAGGACGCGCTCGATCAACATCGCCCCCTCCGCCGCCATTTCCGCGCTGAGCGCCAGCAACGCCGCGCGCCCAGCCTCTCTCGAGGGTGCGTCAGCCAGCATCGTCGGCCATGGCTTCTTCTTCCATCGCATCACCTTCGGCTTTGTCCGCCCCGCATTTGGCAGCGCCACAGCCTTCACCTTTGTCTGCGCCGCATGCCCCACAGGCGCTGCAGCCGTAGGCCGAACAGGCCCCGCATGCTCCACAGATCGCGTCGCAGGCCGACAAGGCCGGAGCCGCCAGCGCGAGGCCGCCGGCAACCTTGAGGAAGTTCTTCAAGCTATCGTTCGCCATCACTCTCTCCTTGCTGAAGTGGTAGCTGCGGGTTCGCCATCTCCGGCCACGAGGTTACATCTGCCCACAGGAAATTGCGGCAGGCGAAGCCCAATCGACCGTCGCATGCCGTAGAATTCCTGCATGACCGTAGTTCGACCTCCGCAATTCGACCGCAGATGGCAGCGCAAGCGTCGCTGGGCCGCGCGATGGCGGCAATGGCGGCCGTGGCTGATCATCGTAGGTCTGGTCGCTCTCACACTGATACTCAGCGGCAAGCCGACCGCGCTCCGCGACCCGGTCGAAGTCGATCGCGCCTTCACCCTGTGCGGCGAAGGCAGCAGCGCTGCCTGCGTGATCGACGGCGACACGGTCGCGATCGGCCAGCGCCGCATCCGCCTCACCGGCTTCGATACGCCGGAGCTCGACGGTGCCTGCCCAGCCGAGGCCGCCAAGGCGCGCGAGGCCCGTACGGCGCTGCGCGATTGGCTGAACGAGGGCGCTTTCCTGCTCGGCGGCGGAAAGGATGCGCCGCGCGACCGATACGGCCGCGAGCTGCGCGATGCCTGGCGCCGGATCGAAGGCGACGAGGAATGGCTGGCGGAACGGATGATCGGGCAAGGCCTCGCCGCGGACGATAGCTGGAGCGGCAGCGCAGTGGATTGGTGCGCCTGACGCTTGGCTTGGCGCGCGTCCGGTGGCACGGTCGGCGGATGCGATATCC carries:
- the folD gene encoding bifunctional methylenetetrahydrofolate dehydrogenase/methenyltetrahydrofolate cyclohydrolase FolD is translated as MTAEIIDGKAFAARLRERVGALAEKFEAAAGRKPGLAVVLVGEDPASEVYVRNKGKATLAANMESFEYKLPADTTAQDLLALVKKLNGDPAVDGILVQLPLPDHLDEQSIIAAISPDKDVDGFHVINAGRLSVGQRGFVPCTPLGCMMLLADRLGDLSGLEAVVIGRSNIVGKPMAQLLLDANATVTIAHSRTRNLPEVVKRADIVVAAVGRAEMVKPEWLKDGATVIDVGINRLPPEPGKERGRLVGDVDFGRASEVAAAITPVPGGVGPMTIAVLLRNTLVAAHRNEGIDLPEDAI
- a CDS encoding YggT family protein, which codes for MFLYTLIQIVELVTNVLVMLVIVQFVIGLLLAFNVINQSNAFVVQIYQSINAVLEPVLGPIRRIMPSTGAIDFSPLVLIIVLQVMLIVLTNVAIAAQ
- the argB gene encoding acetylglutamate kinase, with the translated sequence MTATEKTELAKAEVLIEALPYFQRYAGRTFVVKYGGHAMGDPKAAREFAEDIVLLKAVGINPVVVHGGGPQIGAMLKRLGVESTFVDGLRVTDKATAEVAEMVLSGAINKELVGWIAQAGGKAMGVSGKDGSLVTATKLERTTRDPESQIEQILDLGFVGEPTHVDTTILDTAVSAGMIPVVAPIGAGEDGHTYNINADTMAGAIAAALGAARLFLLTAVKGVLDKQGGLLTDLTPAQIAKLKDDGTISGGMIPKLDTCVHAVEAGCEAAVVLDGRVPHAMLLEFFTARGAGTLIRADD
- a CDS encoding DUF6969 family protein; the protein is MLADAPSREAGRAALLALSAEMAAEGAMLIERVLPAEPSGFRQWDHYPNGDAIDPNSTARWFYHAHPPEQRGSNEHGHFHIFLPLSALVGVEPLHRPEKDDAVEVVHVVGLNFDCDGLPTTWMAVNQWVTDEYLMPAEAIIARLDRLVLDDAGIDKGIDKVGRWLTHALRYSRPDIEAILRERDAKLATIDPRDRAYEILSTRNFALD
- a CDS encoding thermonuclease family protein, which produces MTVVRPPQFDRRWQRKRRWAARWRQWRPWLIIVGLVALTLILSGKPTALRDPVEVDRAFTLCGEGSSAACVIDGDTVAIGQRRIRLTGFDTPELDGACPAEAAKAREARTALRDWLNEGAFLLGGGKDAPRDRYGRELRDAWRRIEGDEEWLAERMIGQGLAADDSWSGSAVDWCA